A section of the Brevundimonas sp. AJA228-03 genome encodes:
- the rnc gene encoding ribonuclease III: MANARADAVAALVDRIGYVFRDPALLERALTHSSVGEGADKAAGKPARHNERLEFLGDRVLGLLVAQRLHDDFPAADEGELSSRLHALVDKHACGRVGEALGIGEALRLSPGETRTGGRRKEGVVADAVEALLAAVFLDGGLDSARAMFDRAWARELSSPAPRALNNPKSALQEWAQGQGRPLPAYRVASRTGSDHAPTFTVEVSIEGVEPLTAAGRSRQDAEKAAATALLQREGVI, translated from the coding sequence ATGGCGAATGCCCGCGCCGATGCGGTGGCCGCTCTGGTCGACCGCATCGGCTACGTCTTCCGCGACCCCGCCCTGCTGGAGCGGGCCCTGACCCATTCCAGCGTGGGGGAGGGGGCCGACAAGGCCGCGGGCAAGCCCGCGCGGCACAACGAACGGCTGGAGTTCCTGGGCGACCGGGTGCTGGGTCTGCTGGTCGCGCAGCGTCTTCACGACGACTTCCCGGCGGCAGACGAGGGCGAGCTGTCCTCGCGCCTGCACGCCCTGGTCGACAAACACGCCTGCGGCCGGGTGGGTGAAGCCCTCGGGATCGGCGAGGCCCTTCGCCTGTCGCCCGGCGAGACCCGGACCGGCGGCCGCCGCAAGGAAGGCGTCGTGGCCGATGCGGTCGAGGCCCTGCTGGCCGCGGTATTCCTGGATGGGGGCCTCGATTCGGCCCGCGCGATGTTCGACCGGGCCTGGGCCCGGGAACTGTCCTCGCCTGCCCCGCGTGCCCTGAACAATCCGAAGTCCGCGCTGCAGGAGTGGGCCCAGGGGCAGGGCCGCCCCCTGCCGGCCTATCGCGTGGCGTCCCGGACCGGTTCCGACCATGCCCCGACGTTCACGGTCGAGGTTTCCATCGAGGGCGTCGAACCCTTGACCGCCGCGGGGCGTTCGCGTCAGGACGCGGAAAAGGCGGCCGCGACCGCATTGCTGCAGCGAGAAGGCGTGATTTGA
- the lepB gene encoding signal peptidase I codes for MPAAARVAARDDDEGGSAGSETLEIIKTIVVALAIAFVLRVLLFQPFTIPSASMEPNLYEGDYIIVSKWAYGYSRFSSGLPVNLPLGDDRVLGRAPNRGDIVVFKLPRDDKTDYIKRVIGLPGDKIQMIANKLYINGTPVQDVTVGAAEVADVFGPRPVTEVRETLPNGKTFMTQDFGPGGDLDDTGVYEVPVGYYFMMGDNRDNSIDSRVQQSAGVGLVPDENLVGKAEIIMFSWSPGASLWNPVSWFQNIRLSRFFKILD; via the coding sequence ATTCCCGCTGCGGCCCGCGTCGCGGCCCGGGATGACGACGAGGGCGGCTCGGCCGGCTCCGAGACCCTTGAAATCATCAAGACCATCGTCGTGGCCCTGGCCATCGCCTTCGTCTTGCGTGTGTTGCTGTTCCAGCCCTTCACCATCCCCTCGGCCTCGATGGAGCCGAACCTCTACGAGGGCGACTACATCATCGTGTCCAAGTGGGCCTATGGCTATTCCAGGTTCTCGTCGGGCTTGCCGGTCAACCTGCCGCTCGGCGATGACCGGGTTCTGGGCCGTGCGCCGAACCGTGGCGACATCGTCGTGTTCAAGCTGCCGCGCGACGACAAGACCGACTACATCAAGCGGGTGATCGGCCTGCCCGGCGACAAGATCCAGATGATCGCCAACAAGCTCTACATCAACGGCACGCCGGTCCAGGACGTGACCGTGGGCGCGGCAGAGGTCGCCGACGTCTTCGGCCCGCGTCCGGTGACGGAGGTCCGCGAGACCCTGCCCAACGGCAAGACCTTCATGACCCAGGATTTCGGTCCCGGCGGCGATCTGGACGACACGGGCGTCTATGAGGTTCCGGTCGGCTACTATTTCATGATGGGCGACAACCGCGACAACTCGATCGACAGCCGTGTGCAGCAGTCCGCCGGTGTGGGTCTGGTGCCGGACGAAAATCTGGTCGGCAAGGCCGAGATCATCATGTTCTCCTGGTCGCCGGGTGCCTCCCTGTGGAACCCCGTCAGCTGGTTCCAGAACATCCGCTTGAGCCGCTTCTTCAAGATCCTCGACTGA